The genome window AGGCACATTCATTATGACGGCGACTTATGTATTGTTCTATATTATGACTGCTTTTGCACAAGTGTATTCAAGAACGCCGGCAAAACTTTCAGAAGCAGGTCATCCGATGGGATTAGGGATTGAACCAAATACATTCACCGGATTATTGCTATTAAGTGCGATTGTATTTGGTGCTTTTACCAGTATTTCTGGTGTATTAGCAGATAAAATGGGACGCCGTAAATTCTTATTATGGGTAACGTTTGCAATGGGTATTTTTGGTATGGCAATGCCTCTTTTCCTCACAAATGGAACGCCATATAGTGTGTTTGCTTTCCTTGTGATTGGAATGGCTTTAATGGGCTTTACATTTGGTCCAATGGTCGCATTACTCCCAGAGCTTTTCCCGACTGAAGTTCGTTATTCTGGTTCATCGTTAGCCTATAACTTTGCATCAATTATTGGGGCAACAGTAGGCGCAACCTTTGCGATTACTATCAATGCAAATTACGGAATGATTGGGGTGGGCATTTATTTAGCAAGTAATGCACTACTCACTTTCCTTGCATTATTGGCTTCACAAGAAACTAAAGATTTAGATTTAACCAAAGCATAAATTGATTTAAAGCACTAAAAGGCTCCTATATGGAGCCTTTTGTGTTTGGCAATCGGTTTAATTTTGTCGTTTTTTGGCAAAATAAGACTGTGAAGTAGAAGGATTATTAATTGAATCAAGGAAATTGATTAAATTTCTTTTTTGATCGTTAGAAAGCCTTGCCCAATGAAAGTCTAAGCGTTGCTTTAAGGCATCTTGCCGAATAGGAACATATTGTTCTTTATCTGAAAAGGTTAAGTTTTCTGCTTTACTGTCACTAAAAAACCAACTAATCGGTGTGTTTAATATGACTGCAATATTGACTAAATGCGATACATTTATTTTGGTAGCCCCTCGTTCATAACGTGAAAATTGTTGTTGTGAAACACCGATTTGTTCTGCCAGATTTTCTGCTGTTAGCCCCAATTCTTTTCTACGTTGCTGGATCTTTCTTCCGATTAGAAGATCAACTTCAGCCGCTACAAATCTGTTCATAATTTATTTCTCATCAATGATTTACTCAATGAGTGATATTTTTGAGATTTTTACTCTTGTTTTTGAGTCTTTAGAGTTGTATATTTTAATTAATACTCATTTATTGAATTATTTTCTTTCTTAATCAATATCAGTAAGGATCTCTTATGAAAATGTTAAAACTTTCTTTTTTGACTACTTTAGTGCTTACGCTTGTTGCTTGTGGCGGAGGAGGTGGAGGCTCATCTGCAAAAGAGCAAGTGAAAAAGGCAATGAATGAATTGGAACAGAAAATAGAACAAGAAAAGGCATCTTCTCAAAAGACTGTTGAGTCAAAGCCAAATACTGAAAACCAATCGGATCAAACTACACCATCATATCGGGTTTATGATCCTAATAACCCACCTAAAAATAACGCTATTCAGAATACATCTTCAACTCAGCTAGATAATGGGTTATCAGTTGAACAGTTTAAATTTCCTAAAGGGGAGATAAATAACCAAGATATTGAATACGGTAAGATCTCGGGATATAACCGTAATTATTCATTCAATGGAGCGTGGTTAGAGTCAGAGAAAGAACCTACCATTTTAGATGTTGCAGGTAAAAAAATAGCAACCTTAGCTCAAGAGAAAGCGAGTGCTTTAGGTGGATTAACAGGATCTGCTTTAGCTAAGGCATTAGGAGGTGCTTATAATTGGGTTATGAGTCAGGAGAATGATCCTGAACGTCAAATGTTCTATTTTGGTAATGAAACACTTGTTGAGAATATTCCAGTACAAGGAAAAATTACTTATCAAGGTAATGCAACACGTTACGATAATCTTACACAAAGTGTAAAAAATATTGGTACAAGTACTTTAGTTGCGGATTTCGATAA of Actinobacillus arthritidis contains these proteins:
- a CDS encoding helix-turn-helix domain-containing protein, which encodes MNRFVAAEVDLLIGRKIQQRRKELGLTAENLAEQIGVSQQQFSRYERGATKINVSHLVNIAVILNTPISWFFSDSKAENLTFSDKEQYVPIRQDALKQRLDFHWARLSNDQKRNLINFLDSINNPSTSQSYFAKKRQN
- a CDS encoding Slam-dependent surface lipoprotein, which produces MKMLKLSFLTTLVLTLVACGGGGGGSSAKEQVKKAMNELEQKIEQEKASSQKTVESKPNTENQSDQTTPSYRVYDPNNPPKNNAIQNTSSTQLDNGLSVEQFKFPKGEINNQDIEYGKISGYNRNYSFNGAWLESEKEPTILDVAGKKIATLAQEKASALGGLTGSALAKALGGAYNWVMSQENDPERQMFYFGNETLVENIPVQGKITYQGNATRYDNLTQSVKNIGTSTLVADFDNKKISGDLIISGLRRNISLKETDIKGNSFEGQAVTNVVHREGVYEGKFFGPNAEEVAGKATFGITEQRETSVKRS